The segment ctgtccAAGAGCTCACCTCTTTCCCCTTAGCTATAAGACTGATGAGACTGATGGGCCTCTAATTTCTGCACCTTTGTGAAGCTATTGGTGGGACGGCTAGGGACTTAAATGAGTAACTTCCTAAGTATCTGAAGCAGTGGACAGGTGTGTAGtacttattattttttatctttttttttcttcttaatttacAGTCGCAACAAATACACATATACAGCAGGCCAGGCACCTCATCAGCAGCGCATTTACACCAGCAACTCTGAGACAGTCATAAGCAACAAGGAGTATGTCTAAACTTGCTTGCACGTCGCTTGTAATGTTAGCAGGTTGTGAACTCGAATAAAGAAGTGAACTACTTCCAGGGTTCCAGTTCCAAGTTGCAATCTTTCATCTTAATTTGGAGCAGTACAAGGAGGAGTATACTTTTCAGTGTAAATAAGAATGGTTTTCCAGGAATGGTTTTCAACAAAAAATGCTGTGATGTGAAATCCTGAGGCATGAAGGTTTGCTGCGTGTTGAGAAGTCTGGTAAAATTTAACCACAGAGTGCGGTGTATCCTGGCAATCAAAAgcaactgttttatttcagctgactCAGAAATGCGGAACTGTTATGCTGTAGCTGACTGCAAGTTAATATGTCTCACCGATAGAAATGTATTGTGTTTGCATTACTGTTCAGCTTCCTACTTTTGTGtagcagcttttgcttctgGCAGGAAATAAACTTTATTCCACAGACTaactgaaacagatttttggATGAGTGGTATCCTGGCCATTAATAAGGATATACTCTATATACTATGGGGTTGAAGTCTCATGTTTTACTGAAATTCGTATTATCTATGATAGTCAAGCTTTataaaagctacaaaaaattTCCTTACAACCACTCACCTCCAAATCTGCAGATGTGCAACAAATTTCCTGTTGGCTGTAATGCAGATAGCAAAGACAAATGATACAGAATGAACCAAACACAGCTGGGAGTGGAGAAAGCATCTGGTCCAAAAATGCCTTGTGATAACTAAGAAGAGGATAgcccatttttttaatttttatttctatgttttcagcttttaaaataattctgttttaactTTGAACAATCTTTGACTTTGGGAACTTCTACTGCATCTGAATTGTCTAATTCATGCAATTCCCCAGTGGCTTTATCCTCGTCATTGTTTCATCATTAGAAATTCTGCCTTAAACCACACCACTGGCAGGAGCATATGTTTGCCTTGTTTAAGCACTTAGATGACGATGAGGTAACTCTGCTTCGTATTGATGTTTTGAGCAACGTGGACTGGAATTTAACACTGCAGGTTCACAGGTTTCTTAACTTGTCccttttaaattacaaatgtATTAATACAGTTCAACAAAATaccttctctctgcttttaatGTCTTGTGATAAACATCATTGTAGCCTGATTTAGAAGTTTCATGCAGCTTCCTTGATATCCCAATAGATAATTTCACAGGGCAACCTGCAAACAGTCTTTACAGAAATGATTTTGCCACCTTGCTTGCATGCAGATACAGCTGACTTGTAAAACTGACACATTAAGGCGTGAATTGGCCACTGACAGATCTCGTTAGGCTTAGTAAGTAAAGCCAGAAGGAGTTAGGGTTACTTTTAGATTGCTAGTGTCATCTTCTGCCCTCCACCATCAactactgtttttaaaagaattcctttggtattttggaaaataatttcagaagctgAGAAGGGACTTAACTTGCCTGGTGGGAGCTGAACTCCTTACCATCATCTGTACGTGCTGTCCTCTGGATTTTTAGGTAATTTTGTGACAGTATTTTGGTCTAGTTGACCACAAGGAAAATTCAGAACTTGAGCAGAGATAAAGCAGTTCCAGTGTCAGTTTCCCACAAACGGTTGTGTCAGCTCATGAACATGAATTATGATTCAGTAGGTGAGAAAAATTCAGAACTTCCTTGGTCTGGCATCAGATCTTCTAGTGATGTCACTGagaagtttaattaaaaaccaggagaagtttaattaaaaacaaagagtCAAATCCCTATGCAGTAACTCACTCATTTGTTTGATACAGTGTTACCGTATTCAGTGACATtcaggggaaaataaatgtggaaGATACCAtgccttttgctgctttgtttacaGTCCTTCCaaccattttctgtttctgctgcttctccctttcccagcacCTTCAATGGCAACGCTCTGAACAAAGTCAGCAAACCATCAGCTCACTTCAGGGAGTAAGGCGTTTTATGTATAGGTGATACTTGATGTGattaccttatttttttaaaaaaaaatctccagcaAGCCACTTCACTCCTTTTATAACATCTTCACACATTGCTATTTTTAAGTCCTTTGCTCAGCAGATCAGACTGCTTTGCTATCTGCAAATCTTCTTCATATCTCTGCAGCTGAGACCAAAATCCTGCATTGGGTTCTGCTACTGGTCTGGCAGACTTCACGGTCTAGGAGAAAGGAGAGACATTGTAGGAGCGAGGGTGGGTATCGTGCAGATGGATTATTTTCCTCTTAGACTATTGAGAAGATTTACTTTGGCTTTGATTTGGCTACAGAATAATAAACAGATATTTTGGTGAGCTGACCTCACTCTGCACTTGCTAAGGCCTCCTGGCATGTGGTCCCTCTTATAGAACAGATTCGTGGGCAAGGCATGAAAAGGAGCTGTTGGATTTACGGGAAATGTGACTGTCTCACAAAGCGGGGTGGCATCGCCCACGTTTCAGATCGTGTGAAACTTGGTCACATACCTGCCCGCCTCTGTCTGTATTATCGAAATGAGAGACCTCAGTGGTACACCTACCGGGTGGGCGATGACTAAAAGACCGTAGAGCACGAGCCATATGTATTGGATGGGCATCCTAATAAAGCGGAGCTACTACTGCCCGTAGCCAGCTCATCCCCAGCTACGTAGCAGGCCGAACTGGTGATGTTTCTTTGCTGTGATAAAAGCAAATCCTGCAAAACAACTTTTGCACGGACCTGCATCCATTTCACTCATTTTCTTTGTGTCTCGTCTTTAACATCACTTACTGTGACTAGGCAAACCACAGGGAAAATGTTCACAAGCCAACCAACTTTGCAGATTTGCTACCAGTCCTTACGGCCTATTTTGCATTCGTGGTGACACTCGTCCCAGAAACCTCACAGTGAAAGCTTATTTGTCCGAGTTGGGGGCGAAAAAAACTTACAGGGAAATTTTTATTCCAATATTGACTCTCTGTGTAACTGCTAATAAACAGGTGAGAGCAGCACAAGAATTCTATGAGCAATCATCATTACCCATAATAAGCATTGCATTTCTTACCCAGAAGCTGTCTAAACACAAAGCTGGGCGTAAGTACAATACCTCAAACGCGTCCTTGAGTGGCAGCTTTCGGTGTCTCATCAGATAAGCCGTGCAAATGGCAGCTGAGCGGCTGCGGCCGTTTTTACAGTAAACCAAACACTTCCCACCGCTCTTCACAGCCTCTTCTATAGCATCGCTGCACTGCTCGAAGTACCGGTACAGGTCTTCGGCCGGGTCATCGAACACCGGGACCCGTATGCCCCGGACCCGCTGGAGCCCGGGGAACGGCTGCTGCCTGGTGACATTAACGCAGAAGGTGACTCCCTCTCGCGTGAGCAGGTCCTCGTTGCAGGCCGCCCTGGCATTGCTGATGAGCAGCGAGGCCGTGACCTTGCAGAGCTGGACCATCGGCCACCGAGGCCACCTTGTCACTGGCCCCAGTGCAGGGCTCCTGGCTGGCTGCTTCTGTGTGGCGGCCGGGCTGCGGCACGGGCTGGGGTGCCGGGGGATCGGGGTGCCGAGGGGATTGGGGTGCTTCGCCCAGCAGTGCGTAGGGAGCGCTGcctggcagccagctgggctgggctaTATTTAGCCCTGCTGCACAGTCGTAAAGGCTTCAGGCAGGTCCTAGTGCCTGCGGGATCCTCAGAGCTGCCTTTAAAAAGAGCTAAAAACACTTTCAGAGCCCACAGATCATTTGCAAAACAATTGGATTTGTaccatccctgtccccacagcagctccttaCAAGAAGCCAACACCCCCATCTCCCTCGCAGGAaggctgcggctgctgctgctgctgctgctgctgcggctgctgctgcggctgctgctgctgcagcgcGAGGCAGTGCCGATGCAGCGATGCAACATGGAGCTGATCACCTCCAGGTCACgctgctgcccctcacccaCAACAAACGCATCCTTTGCGTAGCCAGAAGATGATTTCCCGGACTAGCTAGGTACAGTACCACTAACCCTTCCAACCTTCAGTAGAACTGCCGGTGCggtgccagggcagagggagcGCAGGCAGGGGTCCAGCTGTGAGGGGCCGGTGGGGATGGGGCCAAGGGCCCAGCCGAGGCAACACCGCAGCAGCCGGTGGCTGCAGGGCCGGAGGCAGGTACCAGCCACAGCTGGTGGGCTGAGCCTGGGGCTGAGCATCTCAAACAGTTTTCTCTCCGGTCACGATGCAAAAAAAGAGCCTGTGACAGGTATTTGCTGCTGGCACAAAGATGGACCTGGACTATCACAGCAGCAGGGCATGGACATCAGGGATGGTGTGAGACCCAGTGCCACAGCAAAGGCTCAGCTGTGAGGGATGAGGGTGAGCTTCTATTCcaccagggagggaggggaagccCACCTGCTTGGTCAGGAGAAGTGATGGGATCCATTATTGCAGCTGCCCATCAGCAGGCTGTGATCGAGTGCTGGTGGTCCCAAGGCTCTTGGGTGATGCGTCACTACAGGTGACAGTTCTGAGCTGTGGCTGGAGCCAGCGGTGAAGGGCCCTGTTTCTCATCGAGCAGTTTTTAGGAGAGTTGGCTGTTGTACCCATTACACACAAAGGGTCCATTTTTGGACCCGCTCCACAGCAGGAGGTTTGCTTTGGAGATGTTTGAACTACTCTCCATCCTGGTGGTGGGATATGAGATGTTCAGTCACCCGATCCATGCGGTGGGGGAGCCTGCACCCCCTGCAGTGGCCAGGGCAGCAAGGTTTTACCTGCAGGTCTTACCTGGCATGTATGCCTTGTCATCTGTCAGGCAGGAGATGTCAGTGAGGTTCCTGGCTGGGGAGAAGACTGGTCCCTGCACAGTCAGGTCACCTTTGTCAGCCTGGTCTCCTGCAGGGGTGGTGTTGGGGGAGCGGAAGGTGGGCATCTGGACACCCTGCAAGCAGAGGAAATAGAAAGACGGAAGGGCTGGAGAGAAAGCACTGAAGATGCCCTGCCAGAGCTTTGGAGAGGAGCTGCCAAGTCCTCGCACTCACCATAAAAGCTGTGCTGGACCCAGGCAGAAGCACCCTCAGCCCCAGTGCATCCAAGAGGCTTCCAGAGACTGGGATATGGACCACATCTGTGTGGGGCTTGGCCAGAAGCCCTGGCACGTGGtccctgcttcccagggaggGGAAAAGTAATGACAGCCTCTGGCCCAGGAGCAATTCCTGAGCCCCCCCAGGTCAGAGATGGGGTGGAGGGTAGGAGCCCACCTTGcgcagctggagctgctgttgaGCATAGGCAGCCAGTGTCCCAGATGGCAGCTCCCGCTGGGAAGCAAGCGAAAGCCAGGCCATGCTCTGcatccaccagcagcagctaTTCAGCTCACCACCACTGGTGCTgtggtggcacagggagggtcacggctgcccccagcccaacTGGAGACATGTTGGAGAGCAGCGCAGCGCCAGGACTCGCCCTCGTGATGCTTGGCTGCATGGGGAGATTGGTAGGGGTGTCCTGACACTGCGATGCAGTGACGGTGGGTTGTGGCCTGTGGACAGCCTTACcttgggtggtggtgggcagCACCATGAGTGCCTCAGCCCATGTCCCAGAAGTCCATCCTTGCTCATCTCCGGCTGGCGGGTGCttccccatggcagggggctgtggagagctcagccctgccctgagggccccaggggcagccccacagagcagatggggctggggtgctgtggggtggggggctgatGCCACTGGGGCCCCGTGCTGCTTTGGCAGGTCCTGACACCTGTCTGCCTGGGGGGATGCTCCACGTGTCCCCTGCGCTTTGCCTGGCCTGTGCTGTACCACGTCTCCCAGGCCCCCACGgtgggagctgggtgctgctgtgggggtgggcagtgctgccagccTCTGCCATGGGGAAGGCTGCATAAGCAGCCCAGCAATCCAGTCGAGCATCACTAGCATCTTCCCCAGCCTTCCCTGCCAGTGGGGGGGCCGCCTGCAGCcccccttcctgcagcagccctgcagtcCCCACGGGCGACCAGCTTGCTATGGGCCGTGTGGAAATCACTGGGAAAAATCTGTAAGTGGCAAGTAAAGGAAGGAGCAAGTTTGTTTAGGCTGTGGTTGCCTTAATTTGTACGGTTAAATTGCCATTGCATCATGACGAAGTGTCTTCAGCTGTCCCCTTTCTTCACCTGAACGTAGGGCTGATGCCCCGGGCAGCGGGAGACGCGGCACAGCCTGTTGGAGGGACTCGCTCTCCTCCCCGTGTctcagctgctggtggggggggggcctggccactgcctttgctgctgccgGGCTGCGCTCCGTGGTTTCGGTGGGCAACGCAGCCTCTTCCACACTTTCGCCACCcccctggcagctctgcccccccgcctgccccgcgCTCCATCCCTCGCCCCCGGTGCCAGCAGCGGTGGCCAGgcgctgccctgtgcccccccggggcggggaggCTCCCAGTGCCGAGGGGCACCGAGCCGGGCTGAGCCGGCTGCTCCGTGCGAGCCCCTCTGCCCTGTGTCCCGCGCCAGCTCCCCATCACCCCCTCAGCGGCGTTCCTGCTGGGCACCATCACCTCTCACCAGCCGAAAAACGGCTTTcgctgctttgttttcctccctgaGCACCTGCTATTTGCTTCTGTGTGTCAGTGCAGCCCAAAAATCTGCCCAGAGGGCTTACCCCGCCGCAAGACGACGGCTGAGGGCAGGGCGCCGCTTGCGCTGGGTGTCCCCTCACGCCTGCTCGTCACCCAAACCGTGATTATTTTGCGTGGCATCACGAACCCTCCACCGATCCGTATGGGCAGCTCACGCTGGGATTTGCCAGACACGCCCGCTGGGACTTAATGGGCTCACCAGCCCCCGGCAGCTCGCCCCAGCACCGAGCTGGGAGggccccagtgccaccagcccGCAGCAGCATTGTCACACCGGCACCACCAAACATCACTGCCTCGCTAGGAGGCTATGGGTGCTTACGAGCCGCCTGCCTGCAGCCGACTTGAGGACGGTCCTTCTTGCCCGAAGGGTTGTCCCCTCCCACCGCCTGCCCCGTCCCTGTCCCCGCGCAGAGGGACCAGGCGCAGGGCAATCAGCGGTACGTGCACGCTTAGCGACCAGCTAAACGCAAACGCCACCTCCCGGCAGCCAAGCCAGCTGCCGGGTCTGCGAGAGGACGGTCAAACTCACCCCCCGGCTAGGAAAGGCGTGATGCTTCAGTCCGCATTTTGCTGGGGGTGGgtgcgggggggtgggtgttCAGGCCTTGGTGCCGCTGCCGGTGGGGGCACGGGTGGGAACGGCTGGCACGAGCAGCCCCGGCTACGCTGGCTCTCGCCCGTCCTCTCGCCACGCACCGCTGGAGCTGCCCCCATCGCCTCGGCCAGCTCAGCCCTCACACCCCCACGCCTTCCCCACGCACGTTCTTAGCggggaacctgcaaacacacgGCGTTCAGCAGCATCGCAAACCCACAGCAGTGTTTTCCAACGGCTTTAATACACGCACAGCTCCAAGTGGCCATTATTTAAGATCACAATTAGACACAGAGGAGGCAAAGGAGGTGACTGACCGGTCTGCAAACAAGTTCTAGGAGGTGGCCAAAATTTCTACACTTGTCTGTATTTAAAGAGAAGCGGGCATGTGGTGCCAATAGCTGTAACTGcaggacaggaaaataaagaaatgcctACTCACTCAAGGGTATCACTCAATTTATTACATTTAAGTGATACTTGCTTCCAGGCAGATAAGATGGCTTTTAGCAGTTTCCAATTACCAAACCTGTGTCAGACACTTCATGAGCAGCTTTCAGTGCATCACCTTGACTCCTGCATTCCCCTGCTGcggtgggcagggcagggctgcagcacaaaCCTTTCTGCAGCATCACTTCAGCCTCCAGCATGTGCTCGGGATCAAACATCCACGTCACCGCCATGGCCCAGCGGTCTGCTCCACACGCTGTTAACCCTGCCAGCGGCTGCACTACTACAAGACCACAGTAAATAATCAGCACAACACTTATTAATGACAAATACCGAGGATATTTCTGAATCCCTGTACGATCATGCCATGACTTTTTGGGCATCTGTATGAGGACGAGAACATTCAGCATACTTGCTTTGCTGACTCAACTCCGGTTCAACTTGTTTCCACGCACATCACAGCCATGCAACCTGTTCCTCCAGGCTGCACGGGGCTGAACACAGGCAAACCGCTATCGCCAACACTGGCATCGGCCCATTACAAACCCTGGGGCTGAAAGCATCATTTTATACCTCGGGACTCCTGACCTGGCCTGCATCTGTGCtttaacaaggaaaaagaaagaaaactccaaacTCAGcttaaatgcagaagaaataaaactgccCTGTAAATACAGATTTAAGTCTCCAgcctttttatttatacaaGGATTCAAAGAACATATTTCAACTTTAGATAAACAGTGCAAGAGAGTTACAAGTACCTTggtaacagaaagaaatagatAACTGTCCAGCTATGCCAATAAGTGAAATAATTCTTACTCCTGCAAATAGAAATGCATCTGTTTAAAGCAGAGGTGGACTTTAGATATTTTGCTATACCTTAGCCCCTACCAAGCCCACCGGAAAACAACAGGCAGTTTGTCATTTGTAAATGATAAGTAGCTGCACTCTCAAAGCCTTTTGAGACCCTCGCCCTTAGTTAAAACATACACATTATGGCACAAAAGAGCAGGCTGAAAGACAGAGACACTTGGAAATCCACTATTTCTGGTTCTCCCCTTTCCAGGGACAGGGGTCCTtgtcaatattttttcccagaCCACCACCCCACTCTGCATCCCTGTGAAGTTCAAGGCCTTTTCAAACCAGACCACCAGGAACCACCACCTTGGTAACACGGAGGCAAACAttcctccccagccacccccctcCCAGAGCTCCCCACTCGCGTACCCGGCCCAGGGCAGCCCTCCATCCGCCTCTGCCACGGGGCTGGGCACGTCTGTCCCCTTTCTGAGCGGGCAGTGGCCCAGGAAATGTCATTTGTAAGCGCTGAAAGGCCCCAGGCTCTGTGCTCTGAGCATGGGCTCAGGGCTGGCCTGGACCTGGGGTGGCTTCAGCTTGTTGAGCCCTGCCAGCGGCCGTCCAGCCACTGGGTTAATCGCGGGTTGCTTTAGGGGGGCTGTAGTTTAGAGCGACACGAGCCGATACCCTGAGGGGACCTGGCAAGTTTGGCTCCCTGGTGGAAGGTGGCATGGTCGAGCACAGCCCTGAGCCACCCGTGGAAGGTGGCATGGCCACGCGCAGCTCTGAGCCACCCGTGGAAGGTGGCATGGCCACGCGCAGCCCTGAGCCACCCAGTGGTAGCGGGTCAGGGCAACCACCTCAGCGTgatgaagagaacagaaaaaaatgaataacCAGGAACcgacaaaaagcagcagcacaggccgACCGTGTGAAAAGGCATACGAAATAAACTGGACCTGGGGCTGAGGCGGGAGGAAGCGTCAGCTCCAACATCTTGGGATTCCTGGGAAAGAGGGGGCAGAGCCCCCGGCACTGCCCTCGCCCGCCCGCACAGCCTGTGGACACTGGTGCTGGTCCAGCCCCCAGCTCGGTgccaggagggctggagcagtCACCCCTGGGGCCCAGAGGGACACCGAAGTGGGAGCTCAACCCCAGCCAAGGGGGGAGGCATCACCAAGGGCTTCTACTGTACTCTTGAGGCTTtgccttattaaaaaaacccctggaCTATCAGGTTTTATTATGGTAACGGGATCAATAATTGGGGCTattaaattgttaaaaaattaattggaCAATGAATAAATTCTTGGCTTCATATTTAAGGTGTGCTCCCCTTGGGGCCTGTGAGAAGGTTATGAGTGTGACAGGCTAACAGCAAATGCTAACTGCACAGGAATGGAAATGACAAGGACTTTCTGTTCAGTCTCCcattctgcaaagcaaaacattgaCCTCAGCACCCATGTGTTAAAACTCCAATCCAACCATTTTTTTTGAAGAAGGTACGATGCTTTAATGTCCCCTCCCcctgtttttttgctttggacATAAAGTTTCTGCAGACTGGTTGTGGGGATTTCTGTAACTGAAGGCTACATTCGTATTGGCAActctgggttaaaaaaaaaaagaaaaaaagacaggaaccCTTTAGAGCAGTAAAAGTAGTATGGAACTTGCCGTATTTCTAGAAGTAAATAAATCTGTATAAATCCATGACCTGTATTTGTCCGCTCCTGGGTTCTGATGGGTCTAGTGGTTGATCCTTCAGCCAACGTCCAGCATCCTGACCTTCGTTTCTGAAACCCTACCAGATTAGATCAGTTTTAACCTTACAAGAAGGTGAGTACAAGGCAGAAAGGATACCAGGTCAGTAACATTAGTCGCTGTGACTTGGAGAAGCCAGTCAAAGTTGGCCTAAAATCTCTGCCTAGTCTGAGGCACCGTCAGCTTCGTTACCTGGCCCCAAGCGggacccctgccccagggagggcaggtgACAAGCTCCTCCCTGCCCGCCTGTACCAGTTCTCAGCGTTACCTTGCTCATGTTCTCATCTTCCCTTAAATTGCACATTCTAGAAACTGCTaatgttaaatttatttttttttccctttctttgaaAAGCCAAACCCCAACCCCATAATGTTTGCTCAGCCCAAAGACACATCTCCTCTAGCAGGAGAGGAAATGCTCCGACGTTTGCTGTGCAGACCAGTAAGGCAGGAGAGAGATGCGCCTCTGCCCTCCCTCTTGCCCGCAGCACAAACACGTCTGAAACTCAAACCCAGCCCCGTACAAACGAAGCCCAAGCGCTGGGCATCTCTTGGCCCAACCAGGCACGGTGACTGCGTTGTATCTATAACATCTGCTAAACCTACACTCCAGCCGATGCTTGCTGTACCTGCCAGGTACAGAAGCCTCCTGGAAGCCCTGAAGCACACAGCCCTATAAGCACAGACACTCCTACAGCTACATGAGGGTATTTATATCTGTCACTGACCACCCCCAGTCTCAAAACCCAGTATGGAGCCCACCCCACCAAACGTTTCGGGGTCAGGGCAGCCGCCCGTGTGACCCAGAGGCTGGTGTGTGGTGGGACGgggcagcagaggctgagccTGGCCCTTCCCTGAGCCaaaccagagctgctggcaggtgcCTGACCCACCGTCTCACCCCATCCCCGCAGCCGTTAGGGAAGGCGCGTCAGAGGGTAGGGAAGGGACATGGAAAGTGGGGATTCACTTAAAAACCTACAATGCAACAGGAACaaacaccagaagaaaaataaaaatcccaaacGAAACGTGTCCCATCCTCACATCCCCCTGGTAGATGCTACCTTGAGTCCATCTCCTGGGTGGGGACAGTGGCCAGGGCTAAcggccaccagccctgctctgccccagggcagctgccccgGGGGCGCTGCCATACGTGCCAGCTGTGAGCTCTCACAACCAGCTGCAATGCTCCAGTTAGTAAAAAGTCCCTGGTCTTTcttatttaccaaaaaaaaaaagggattccCACCCACAGCTGGGGccaaaggaggaggaggcagcacaaCTGTCTGTCAAGTGGAGAATCCCACTGTGCATATTTTCATCTCTCTGTTACCTACGACGGTACTGCACTGCAGGTAGAAATTGGACCATTATTACTTGGGTAAAAAATGGCTTTCCAACTagcatgcaaagaaaaaataccccaaCCCCCAACCCTTAACACTCATTCCCAGTCACTTAGATGTAGGAGACCTACATTTCAAATTGTCGTCAGCTACAAGCTCTAGTCAAGAAACCCACTTGTGacctttccaaagaaaaagggagTTCTGCATTTTTGGGTCCAACAGCCACTGCCAAACCGTTTCAGTTCAACCCACCGAACCTGCTCACGCTCCTACGCACGCCGCTGGAAGCGAAGGGCCATCTTCTCTGCCTGGGAAGTACAGAGGAAAAACCCGAAAGAGCCCCTGAATGCAGCACTTGAGCAGCGCTGATGCTCTCGGTCTCTCCGCGGTACGACGTGGCGTTGCTCTCGGCACCGTCCTGCTTTCGGCAGCTGTATGGGAAGCAGCGCTCTGGCCAGCGGCTGGGAAACAGGATCAGGGCAATTGCATATTCCATGGGGGGCAGCAGAAGAGCTGCCCTCGGAGGGGCCGGCCGGGTTccccccagcagcctctgcaaAGGCTCGTTTCAGCCCCGAGAGCCAGTTTGTGGCAATAACAAAAGTAAAACAATGAGGTACGGAAAGAAGGGCCCAGCACTGGGGAAAAGaccaagaaagaagaaaacagctgctCGAGCACTGCCAGAAATAGCAAACAACTGAaacctttttctcctccctctatttttttttttttttttttttttttttgccaaggtGAATTAAATATGTcctttggttggttggttggttggttggttttggcaAAGTGAAGCCCTCGGCCGCAGTCTCTTTCCTGGCTGTGCTAGTGAGTTACCGCCACAAGTGCTGCACGGCGATGAAAGCCACcgagaggaggaggaggaaggcagagggcAAAGATCTGCTGCTGGCTCCATTGATGCCGTGTCCAGACTGCTTAGGAATAGCGTGCGTTTctggctgcctggtgctggggctCTTAGAAAGTCTCTTGCCACAGACGTCATCAGGACAGCTGTCGCCACTCCCGGAGCCACTCATGTCGTCACCTGCACAGAGACAAACGTGGGGTGAGCCCCGACTGCCTTCCCTATGGTGGGTGacatccctgccttccccttgcTGCCACCCAGGGAGTTctggccaccagccctgccctggccacctcctcctctctgcGCCCCCCCCACTACGGGATGCAAGCCCACACCTGATCTCCAGCTGACGTTAAGTGCCCCCGGCAGCCAAAAGCCAGGCCACCACGATCCCTCTGCCACCAGGGCCCAGCTGCGGGGGCTGCACGGAGACCCACacaggctgccagggctgctcagcctctCCCGCCTGCTGCGGACCTCTCCGGTCCTGCTAAACTCACTTGCGTCTTGGAAATCCACGTCGTTCCCGATGTTAGCGTTGCCCAGACGGTTTGTCATGATCTTCAGCTGCATGATTTGCTGGCGAATGGTCATATCTGGCTTGGTGATGTCCACCTCCACCTCCGGGTTGTTAATCTGATTAGCTAAGCCGTCCCCCATCACCTCGGGCAGGTAACTGCGAAGGAAGGTGTTAGGTTTAGATGTCTCCCCCCAGCCAAGCTCACCTCTCCGTTACACCAGTGACCATCCAGCCTCTCTGAactgcagagaagctgcaggcagtggTGCTGGCTTGTCCAACAGCCTCCGCGTGCCGACGTTTGCTGCAAGGCAGTCAGCTCTGTGGATGGCCAAGCCATGCTGCTGTGGCCAGACCCCACCAGTCCCCTGGAGGTCGCCTTGAAGCCAGCTCAGCT is part of the Falco naumanni isolate bFalNau1 chromosome 13, bFalNau1.pat, whole genome shotgun sequence genome and harbors:
- the DUSP28 gene encoding dual specificity phosphatase 28; translated protein: MVQLCKVTASLLISNARAACNEDLLTREGVTFCVNVTRQQPFPGLQRVRGIRVPVFDDPAEDLYRYFEQCSDAIEEAVKSGGKCLVYCKNGRSRSAAICTAYLMRHRKLPLKDAFETVKSARPVAEPNAGFWSQLQRYEEDLQIAKQSDLLSKGLKNSNV